The following are encoded together in the Perca fluviatilis chromosome 23, GENO_Pfluv_1.0, whole genome shotgun sequence genome:
- the ndufa12 gene encoding NADH dehydrogenase [ubiquinone] 1 alpha subcomplex subunit 12: protein MAEYANLVRRALGQIGGHGGVRGFLTQFFRVNDVKTGALVGVDKYGNKYYEDSKHYFFGRHRWVIYTTEMNGKNTMWEVDGSMVPAEWHRWLHCMTDDPPTTHPPEPKKFLAEVHQFNVSGSSQQYVPYSTTRKKIHEWVPPKAGAQ from the exons ATGGCGGAGTATGCGAACCTCGTCCGAAGGGCTTTGGGGCAAATAGGAGGTCATGGTGGAGTCCGAGGTTTTCTAACTCAGTTTTTCAG GGTGAATGATGTGAAGACAGGAGCCCTGGTTGGCGTGGATAAATATGGAAACAAATACTATGAGGACAGCAAGCACTACTTCTTTG gacgTCACCGCTGGGTGATCTACACCACAGAGATGAACGGAAAGAACACCATGTGGGAGGTGGACGGCAGCATGGTTCCAGCTGAATG GCATCGTTGGCTGCACTGTATGACCGACGACCCTCCCACCACACACCCACCAGAGCCAAAGAAGTTCCTGGCTGAGGTCCACCAGTTCAACGTGAGTGGCAGCTCACAGCAGTACGTGCCCTACTCCACCACCCGCAAGAAGATCCACGAGTGGGTTCCACCCAAAGCTGGAGCTCAGTGA